ccattaattcctataagaaaggtcttaggttcgaacctcatctcaatcaaatttgacataattaagtttctcactctatttactcttattaaattaaataaattagtagctacaacaaaaaatgatacatatgtatttctttaatttagaattatgtgtctgcaatacctttatttgaaaaaattattcattatcaaaaaattaaattaaataagagaaataatttcattagttatattgtctttattttttctcatgcaaagattctttacattcaaatttatcaattgatattcattgtattgtccattatcttatttttacaatatcttgtaattaaatatcaaagttatagtacaaaataatgttatatatttatttaccaagtattttattaatactatggaaaaaaatttaatataatttggagctaattatattaactacttggggattggttgacaaagagggtactcaaataacctaacaaattgaagcgaaattgctctattttactcttattgaattaaatacattagtagttacaccaaaaaatgatacatatgtatttctttaataccatgaaaaaaataaaaaagaatagtttgaaaccaatcatattaactacttgggggatttgttgacaatgaaagtactcaaataacccattacccagcaaattgaagcgagaaactaccttttaatatctttggaatatataatattttaaatttcaaatttttattaatttatttaatcttttttcttaaactagaaatttctttatccacaataactcattcaacaataatggttgaatcaaatgaaccccaagcagaacacctaaaggaaagtacatagctcctatatcataatcacattgtatgacgttgtcatctatgctaccaacaataaccaaattgcaaataacacactaccaacaaaaaggaagagaacaaatagtaaagatgaagacaatgacaatgttactcaaaagagaattaagaacacttagaaaaattcaaatgaaaagtagtatttatttagactatcatttttagaccaaatatttagacttaTCGATTCTACAAGGttgcaaataattattttagtaataattataatgaattttctatattatcttggattcatatactttgagttagatatttaaataaaaaaattcgacattcaattactcatgtataaacttctcttatataatcttgcattaatatactttcaaatatttatttaaatataaacattgggcattaactcattcgcgcaatgcgcgtataaaactagttgcATTATAAATCTACCAAATTATGTGTAACTTAGAATGATTTATTTcattatgattttttatattattttctgcAACGGAGTAAGCCAACcactttatatttttcaatcttAATTGATGTGTTCCACACATGTTACGTTACTGATGATAATTTGATCCATCCAATATATAagatttattcaaatttatttatgaattaatttcactgttttttttttttttgaaaaaaaaaatttcactgttgtaaaaatcgcACTTAGGCGTCGGTCGGTCACCTAGAATTTCACCATAATTAGTGTTCTATGTGACATATATAGGTGCCCTAGGCGCTAACTACGCGGCCGATTAACTACTATTAAAAATTGGACGCCTGAAAAACACCTAGTGATTTTTTAGGATATAGTTAGACGTTGTATTGGTATTATTTAGCCAGCCTTAGAGCCACATCAATGAAACAAATACGCACTTGCATATATATTGTTGATGTAAACCTAATTACACACACCAATAATAATCACTCAGAAACCatatcaaaaaaatatatatatgaatttaatcGTCAATCATTTCGAATATAAAATGAATGTAATAATGCTGTCgtttttgaaaaacaaataaatcaataaaaaaaaaggaatttagaGGAAGGTAAATGGAAGCAAAAGCAAATTTGGTACGTTGTATATTACAGTAAACTATAAGTTGGACCATTTTCAAAGGGATATATACTTAGCTTTTTCAATATTGGTTTAATTAAGTCAGCCACTATACTGGGACCTATGGATTTAAATGCGGAGACATGTTGTCGCAACACACCCCTTGTGGTTGCTTTCAACTCCTTTTCTTGTTTTACAAGATATATGATATGCCCAATGTTTATCTAATTATCTAAAAATtatatgatttaatttgtaacgaatattacaattatttatattcattaatcgattttattatacattaattaaataaaatttaatagggataaaatttaaacaaatgcTCGAATTATTTCGAGATATGGACGATAGtaatctttaattatttttagttttatttagtttaattacaaATTCAAAAGGATATCAGGTcgaataacaataataatatacacgAAATGCTAAGTCAATATTTTATCCATAGAAGTTTCAGAATTTAATGTAACAGATGACATCAACTAGTGTCATGGAATACGTTATCAAGCTAATGTCAAAAGATGACATCAGCTGACTCCTCATTCCTCACAGAAACCTCAAACCGCGTCCATACATTTTTTGGTCAACGAACATTCCTTGATAAGCATATTAAGCATATGCCATTGTCAAACACATGCAAGGAGCTTAAATTATAGATTTACTACATTTACTATTTATTTCTACTCCTTCACTTTTACTGCATATGATGTAATAATTGATGATTAGTTATCTTTATTCTGTGGATctcaataaaaatatcaatatcaaaattttgtgaaaagtataatttaagagtatgagtagtattttcccttaaattatatataagttaggaaaatgatatataaCTTTTATGAAGTAAAACTTTCATCACATGTTGTGATTTTATTCATAGAAGATAAATAGTGGAGAAATCCAAATTATGGACCACTATTTTTCTTGGATAAAttagaacatatatatactacttaAGTATGAAATAAAAATGGAGTAAAAATATATCGAGTAAAtgcattattaaacaaaaaaaatcttatcacatatcttgataaattataataaatttgttattttttgaaTCAAATACGCGATAAAAgagagtatatataatattactttaaaaataataaaagtcaaAAAAGGATGAAATCCTAACGAAAGTTGAGAAGTAAACATGAAGGAAAGTCATTGAGTTGGACCACAAACCAATTGGGAGccactatttatttttttgctactactattattatggGAATGACTATTATGTAACATGGCTTTTGTTTTTCTACTTACAAggaaaataatgtttttgtttctatattaaataaaagaagTACGCACAAAGACGCTAAACTATAAAATTATAGCGATAAGTCCCAAAGAGGTCGTCATCCAATTAGGTGAAACATGACTCTCAGACTCTGCAGATACATAAATGTCATGAGTTCTATTCTTGCTAACACCAGCAAATTATAATAGACTTTGGCCATATCATATATACTCATGCTTTggactatataaatatatatttcaattaaaaaggGTACTAAAtcattttaatgaaattttgaattaaattaaattaattgaaaagtcaaatctttaaaatattaaaataaaaataattcacaccatttaacaaaaataattcagtttgatcgattaattgatttttaaatgaATTATACTAACCCTAAATTTTGTCCTAGAACCGATATATAAATTGTGCTTTGGTGCATAGTAATCTTGCTTCATTGATAGTCAAATCGTTGAAACACATATTGTACTTTATTTCTTCCATTATTAAGGCTTCACTATAGGAGTGATGGAATAAGAATGCAGTTTTAGGACAAtctcaatgtatattttttttggtggtttttGATTGATTTCGCTGAGAGAGAATCTGTTTACAAGAGattgagtttttattttattttaattttttaaagatacaTACCGAAACAACAACCAACACATGATTTTTACACAATCGTAAGGTCAAAAGTTGCTGGAAGTGGTAAATTGCAAATTGCTACTCCAGTCTCCAGATTCCCACTACACCATCCACATTCAAGCTTAAACTCACAAAAAAGTGTCTAGCCACTAGCTCAGTTAATTCGATGAGAATAGGAATTCTGTATGATCAGATTAACATAAGGAACGTATGCACAATATAAGAGAATACAGACATAGAGTCCTAACATAACACAACTATATAACTCCTAACAGATTCAATCGATCATTTAAAGTCTTGTTCCAATGACTCTCGTGGGAAGAGATGAAGACCCTTTATGTATGGAGGACAGATATAAAATTTGGATGAATATATACGTGATGCTCAAGGTAGAATATTTAGGAGGGGAGCAGGAAAGGGGAACAGCAGTCAGTGGCGGGGTCTGCTCTGCTGAATCCAAATTAAAAGAGATGACGAGAGCAGTGACGAATTGAAACCAAACCACCACGCGGAGGACTTTCCTACTCCCTACTCCCCACGGCTTAAGATGTCACCATCACCAGTCATCATCCTATCCTCCTCCGCCCTTCTCCGCCTTCATTCAACAACGGCGGTCATACATGTACAAcacctccctccctccctccctccctgtAAAGTGCACCAATCAATTCATTCCCCACAACAAATTTTCATGTTTGACCAACACACAATCATTCAACTTTAGTCACAGTGACGTCTTCCACTGCTTATAAATATCTGTCTTCCGCACATCTTTGGGTCAGTCCTTCCAGAAGTCTTCTGCCTCTTCTTTTCACCATCACTGCTACTCAACTCAAGAAAAGCCAAAACCGAATTTAGAGGATTCTGCAGCTGAACAGAGGATATTCAAGGGATCAATCGAGAAGAAAGGAGAAGATGATGAATAGTGGTGTTGGAATCCAGAATAATCGCCGGCCTGAACTGGACTTTCTTCCGCCGGGGTTCAGATTCCATCCCACCGACGACGAGCTGGTGCTTCACTATCTCTGCCGGAAGTGCGCTTCCCAGCCCATCTCCGTTCCCGTTATCGCCGAAATTGATCTCTACAAGTTCGCCCCATGGCAACTTCCCGGTAATTCTCCCTCAGTTCTGTGAATTTGTTGGCTTCTCTTCTGTTCTGATACTAATTCCCAATTTAATGATTTGATGCAGAGATGGCGTTGTACGGAGAAAAAGAATGGTACTTTTTCTCGCCGAGGGACCGGAAGTATCCCAACGGTTCGCGCCCCAACAGGGCAGCCGGATTGGGTTACTGGAAGGCCACCGGAGCCGATAAGCCCGTCGGCAAGGCACAGGGAATAAAGAAAGCCCTGGTTTTCTACGCCGGAAAAGCTCCCACAGGAATAAAGACCAACTGGATAATGCACGAGTACCGTCTCGCTAACGTCGACCGCTCCGCCGGCAAGGGCCACACTCTAAGGGTACACTATATACCAAATCTCAGAGATAAACTATAgacttagacttttagttgagatgaagcacatgctttaatttaatCTAATAATTTATGCATAATAATCCTACAGCTTGATGACTGGGTACTATGCCGGATATACAACAAGAAAGGCATTCTTGAAAAGTACGACAATGTCGTCGCCGCCGACGACCAGAAGCCCAAACTCACCGGATTTTCACCAAATGCGATGTTAGCGCCACCGCAGAGTAATCAGAGTGAGTACTTGCATTGGCACACAGACTCAAGCTCCTCCTCCGACCAAATGCTGTCGTCGCCGGAATTAGCGCCGGAAAAAGAAGTCCAGAGCAGTTCAGGCTGGGATGACCTGGATTTTCAGCTTAACAATTTCATGGCAGCCTTCCCCACCGACGACCCATTCAACGAACACTTCAATTCTTTCCCAGACATCCTCTTTCCACTGCAGTAGTAGTCCTAAACACAAAATCTCCATTTCCCATTCTCCACATACAACAATTCGTTTAATTTAGCCAAGTATCATTCAGTTCaattcattctttaatttataaaccaaaaagaagagaagaagaagatgaaagattGTTAGGAAGATGCAGGCATGTCTGCAATCATATTACTGAAGTAGTGTACATACATTTTAATGCAGCGCACCTTTTACGATATGATAAATGCTATATATAGCCTACAGATCCGACAATGAAGCctaaattattgtttaatttgttcaaatgAAAACAAGGTTGGGTGCCGGAGGGCGATCGCAGTTCGCGCGCGTCCAACCTATAGCGCTCTTCTCATTGTCGTAAATCACCATTTTATCCTGCATCGACACATCTGCAAAACACGACCAACCATTATAATTGGATAGATTAAGGTTTCAATCAATCTGTTTTACTGTTTTGTAGCAtccaagaaaatatatatatatatatatatacctccgATAAGGTTGTAGGTGTGCAGTCCTGCTTCTGTTCCGTTCAGAACTCCCAGACAAACACTGCCCATAGACTGCACAGCAATAGCACCGCACAtgcacatttattat
This portion of the Ipomoea triloba cultivar NCNSP0323 chromosome 5, ASM357664v1 genome encodes:
- the LOC116021114 gene encoding NAC transcription factor 32-like, whose amino-acid sequence is MMNSGVGIQNNRRPELDFLPPGFRFHPTDDELVLHYLCRKCASQPISVPVIAEIDLYKFAPWQLPEMALYGEKEWYFFSPRDRKYPNGSRPNRAAGLGYWKATGADKPVGKAQGIKKALVFYAGKAPTGIKTNWIMHEYRLANVDRSAGKGHTLRLDDWVLCRIYNKKGILEKYDNVVAADDQKPKLTGFSPNAMLAPPQSNQSEYLHWHTDSSSSSDQMLSSPELAPEKEVQSSSGWDDLDFQLNNFMAAFPTDDPFNEHFNSFPDILFPLQ